The following coding sequences are from one Anolis sagrei isolate rAnoSag1 chromosome 6, rAnoSag1.mat, whole genome shotgun sequence window:
- the HTR5A gene encoding 5-hydroxytryptamine receptor 5A translates to MMDWSPNFTCFSVTAFANSSQIGSDSAEDFPSGERSLSVFTVLILTLLAMLAVATFLWNLLVLATILRVRTFHRVPHNLVASMAISDVMVAALVMPLSLVHELSGHRWRLGRALCQAWISCDVLCCTASIWNVTAIALDRYWSITRHLEYTLRTRRRISNIMIALTWFLSAIISLAPVLFGWGETYSEGNEECQVSREPSYTIFSTFGAFYVPLCVVLFVYWKIYKAAKFRIGSRKSNSITPITPEALEVKEGSQQPQMVFTVRHATVTFQTDGDTWREQKEKKAALMVGILIGVFVLCWIPFFITELLNPLCSCDIPPLWKSIFLWLGYSNSFFNPLIYTAFNKNYNNAFKSLFSRQP, encoded by the exons ATGATGGATTGGTCCCCAAACTTCACTTGCTTCTCGGTCACCGCTTTTGCCAATTCCAGTCAGATAGGTTCTGACTCCGCTGAGGACTTCCCATCTGGGGAGCGATCCTTGTCGGTCTTCACTGTCCTCATCTTGACCCTCTTGGCCATGTTGGCAGTGGCCACCTTCCTCTGGAATCTGCTGGTGCTGGCGACAATCCTGCGGGTGCGCACTTTCCACCGGGTGCCCCACAACCTGGTGGCTTCCATGGCCATTTCGGACGTGATGGTGGCCGCCTTGGTGATGCCCCTCAGCCTGGTGCATGAATTGTCTGGACACCGCTGGCGGCTGGGGAGGGCTCTATGCCAAGCCTGGATCTCCTGCGATGTGCTTTGCTGCACTGCCAGCATCTGGAACGTCACCGCCATTGCTTTGGATCGGTACTGGTCCATCACTCGACACCTGGAGTACACCTTGCGGACCCGGAGACGCATCTCCAACATCATGATTGCTCTGACTTGGTTCCTCTCAGCCATCATTTCCTTGGCTCCAGTACTCTTTGGTTGGGGGGAGACCTACTCAGAGGGCAATGAAGAGTGTCAGGTCAGCCGGGAGCCTTCCTACACCATCTTCTCCACATTCGGGGCATTTTACGTGCCTCTCTGCGTGGTGCTTTTCGTATACTGGAAAATCTACAAGGCAGCTAAGTTTCGCATTGGATCACGCAAGAGCAATTCCATCACGCCAATTACTCCAGAAGCCCTGGAG GTCAAGGAAGGCTCTCAGCAGCCCCAGATGGTGTTTACTGTCCGCCATGCGACGGTGACCTTCCAGACTGATGGAGACACCTGGAGGgagcagaaggagaagaaagctgcCTTGATGGTGGGCATCCTCATAGGCGTCTTTGTGTTGTGCTGGATCCCCTTCTTCATCACTGAACTGCTCAACCCGCTCTGCTCCTGCGACATCCCCCCTCTCTGGAAAAGCATCTTCCTTTGGCTCGGCTACTCCAACTCCTTCTTCAACCCTCTGATCTACACCGCCTTCAACAAGAACTACAACAATGCCTTCAAGAGCCTGTTTTCCAGGCAGCCGTGA